ATGGTGATCCTGGCGAGTATCTTTTCAGCGTTGCTCGTGGGCCGCGGGATCTGGCGTCTCGATCTGATCGCGGCCCTCAAGACGCGGGAGTAAGTTGCGATGAAGAAGCTTGCGGTTGTGGTGTTGCTGGCGGCTGTGGCGTGGATTGTGTGGACGCGGCGGCCAAACCCGATCGCCGTGGAGACGGCGAAGGCCACCGTGGGTCCGCTCAGCGTGTGGATCGTCGAAGAAGGCGAGGCGCGCGCGCGGGACCGGTTCGTGGTGGCCGCGCCCGTCACCGGGCGCATGGCGCGGATCGTATTGCGCGAGGGCGAACGCGTTGCCACGGGGCAGACGATCACCCGCATCTCACCCGTGGCGCTTGATCCGCGCAGCAAGGCCGAAGGCGAGTCCCGCGTGGCGGCGGCGGAGGCGGCCGCGCAGGAGGCGGAGGATCGCGCCGGCGTGGAGAAGTCGCAGTTTGGGCTTGCTCGGCGCGAGCGGGAGCGGGCCGAAAAGCTCTACAAAACCGGCGACGTTGCGCTGGAGCGGGTGGACCAGGCCCGCTCCGCCGAACGCACGGCGCAGCAATCGTGGGACGCGGCCGTCCACCGGCTGGAAGCCGCGCGGCAGGATGTGAAGACGGCGCGGGCGGCGCTGCTGGCGGGGAATGTGGAGCGGCCCGCCGAATCCGTGGCAGTGCGGTCTCCGGTGAGCGGGCGCGTGTTGACGATCTTCGAAGAGAGCGAGCGGGTGGTGACGGCTGGCGCGCCGCTGGTTGCCGTAGGCGATGCCGGGCGGTTGGAAGTGGTTGTCGACGTTCTGTCGTCGGACGCGGTGCGGATTGTTCCCGGGGCGCGCGTGCTGCTCGAAGGCTGGGGCGGTGACCAGGACCTGCGAGCGGTGGTCCGTGTGATTGAGCCGCAGGCGTTCAGGAAAGTGTCGGCGTTGGGCGTGGAGGAACGGCGCGTTCACGTGGTTGCCGACTTCGTCGATCCGCCCGGGCGCCTCGGCGACGCCTATCGCGTGGAGGCGCGCATCGAGCTATGGCGCGGGGAGAAGGTGGTGAAAGTGCCCGCCGACGCGTCGTTTCGGGACGGTGAGAAATGGGCGGTGTTTGTCGTCGACGGCGGCGTGGCGAAGCGGCGTATCGTTGAAATCGGACACCGAGGGGCGGACGAGGTGGAAGTAACGGAAGGATTGAAAGAAGGCGAGACGGCAATCGTCCGTCCGCCGCGGGACCTGGCCGAGGGCGTCGCCGTGCACCCTGCTACAAATTAACGTCCATCGTCTCTTCGAACACCGACGGCGGAAGCTGGATGCCGAGCACGCGGAACCGTTCGAGGATCTTCGGCTGATAACCCGTACCGCGGAAACGGCCCTGCACGCGGCCCGCGTCGTTCACGCCCATGCGTTCGAACAGGAAGACATCTTCCACTTGCACGGAATCGCCGTCGGTGCCGGTGACTTCGGAGATATTGATCACCTTGCGCGT
This DNA window, taken from Bryobacteraceae bacterium, encodes the following:
- a CDS encoding efflux RND transporter periplasmic adaptor subunit, with the protein product MKKLAVVVLLAAVAWIVWTRRPNPIAVETAKATVGPLSVWIVEEGEARARDRFVVAAPVTGRMARIVLREGERVATGQTITRISPVALDPRSKAEGESRVAAAEAAAQEAEDRAGVEKSQFGLARRERERAEKLYKTGDVALERVDQARSAERTAQQSWDAAVHRLEAARQDVKTARAALLAGNVERPAESVAVRSPVSGRVLTIFEESERVVTAGAPLVAVGDAGRLEVVVDVLSSDAVRIVPGARVLLEGWGGDQDLRAVVRVIEPQAFRKVSALGVEERRVHVVADFVDPPGRLGDAYRVEARIELWRGEKVVKVPADASFRDGEKWAVFVVDGGVAKRRIVEIGHRGADEVEVTEGLKEGETAIVRPPRDLAEGVAVHPATN